A part of Thermococcus sp. SY098 genomic DNA contains:
- a CDS encoding THUMP domain-containing protein, translating into MTTLLVTVPSGREGDASLELEWALGDVKIRRTRWRGVLIVKTNLKKEEALEILKGFETTAIFKIIPLEKFVRSRKEDIIEEGFKLAKARIKEGESFAVRCKRRGNWIRSSKEIETELGAKIKENLNAVVNLDNPDWYVWIEVLGNRTAISVIKPDEIIKKEVEL; encoded by the coding sequence ATGACAACGTTACTCGTCACTGTGCCTTCGGGCAGGGAGGGAGATGCAAGTTTAGAACTCGAATGGGCATTGGGTGATGTCAAGATAAGGAGAACAAGATGGAGAGGGGTTTTAATCGTTAAAACTAACCTTAAAAAGGAGGAAGCTTTGGAAATTTTAAAGGGCTTTGAAACAACTGCGATTTTCAAGATTATCCCCCTTGAGAAGTTTGTCAGGAGCAGGAAGGAGGATATAATTGAGGAAGGCTTCAAACTTGCAAAGGCCAGGATTAAGGAAGGGGAAAGCTTTGCCGTTCGTTGTAAAAGGAGAGGAAACTGGATACGCTCAAGCAAGGAAATAGAGACTGAGCTTGGTGCAAAGATCAAGGAAAACTTGAATGCTGTGGTAAACTTGGACAATCCTGACTGGTATGTGTGGATCGAGGTTTTGGGGAACAGAACTGCGATTAGTGTCATTAAGCCAGATGAGATAATTAAAAAAGAAGTTGAGCTTTAA
- a CDS encoding AAA family ATPase: protein MEKPSTLKVYPSPSYEVYGLSRNPFGELASEGIEDIESIHVYQEVDMKLSMIISEVIGNKSSIAFSIVGPLGMGKTQRLKSIAKAISERGGKAIYVKVDTNDILKITRDLFNSMKPPKSRTNIFLENLSRKLGFIDRLEKMLSSTQEYKSRDIAEMLTKELSKYPYSALLLDELENMQSAREQEKIQFFEMLRHFISNMPPGCIVAFACIPEAYEEYTKIFPAFFMRLHYEFKLRPMSLEETFELVKKRLNKVRIRDTDDPIYPFTEEAIKLIHELGKGNPRQILRLLHYVLSEASKHKFDPIDDYVVTTILEEPKNLEEYLTRIPKDYRDLVEAIVYKFNGGPVSYIQVAKEVKKPGIQVYEHLEELIRLGFLIGDPKGNYKVPDYVRRFLEQEKKEEESG from the coding sequence ATGGAAAAGCCAAGCACACTTAAAGTTTATCCCTCTCCTTCCTATGAGGTATACGGCTTGTCAAGAAATCCATTTGGAGAACTTGCAAGTGAGGGAATCGAGGACATAGAGAGCATTCATGTTTACCAAGAGGTCGATATGAAGCTGTCGATGATAATATCCGAGGTAATCGGCAATAAAAGCTCAATCGCATTTTCCATCGTTGGGCCCTTGGGAATGGGAAAAACCCAGAGGCTGAAAAGTATTGCCAAGGCAATAAGCGAACGGGGAGGGAAAGCAATCTACGTCAAGGTGGACACCAATGATATTTTAAAAATTACACGAGATCTTTTTAATTCAATGAAGCCGCCAAAGAGCAGAACAAACATATTCTTGGAAAATTTGAGCAGAAAGCTTGGTTTTATTGACCGCTTAGAGAAGATGTTATCCTCAACTCAGGAGTATAAATCAAGGGATATAGCAGAAATGCTGACAAAGGAGCTCAGCAAATATCCATATTCTGCCCTCCTCCTCGATGAGCTTGAGAACATGCAGAGTGCAAGGGAGCAGGAAAAAATCCAGTTTTTTGAAATGCTGAGGCACTTCATAAGCAACATGCCTCCCGGATGCATAGTGGCTTTCGCGTGCATTCCGGAGGCTTACGAGGAGTACACAAAAATTTTTCCTGCATTCTTTATGCGTCTACACTATGAATTCAAGCTCAGACCTATGAGTCTTGAGGAGACATTTGAGCTTGTCAAGAAGAGGTTAAATAAAGTCAGAATCAGGGACACAGACGATCCCATTTATCCCTTTACTGAAGAGGCAATAAAACTCATTCACGAACTTGGAAAAGGTAATCCCAGACAGATTTTAAGGCTGTTGCATTACGTGCTGAGCGAAGCCAGCAAACACAAATTTGACCCCATTGATGATTACGTTGTTACAACAATTCTTGAAGAGCCAAAGAACTTAGAGGAGTACCTAACAAGGATTCCAAAAGACTACAGAGATTTGGTTGAAGCGATAGTCTACAAGTTTAACGGAGGACCAGTAAGCTATATTCAGGTTGCAAAAGAGGTTAAAAAGCCAGGCATTCAGGTTTATGAACATCTTGAAGAACTGATAAGGTTGGGATTCCTCATTGGAGATCCAAAAGGCAACTATAAAGTCCCAGACTATGTTAGAAGATTCCTTGAGCAGGAAAAGAAAGAGGAGGAAAGTGGATGA
- a CDS encoding CGP-CTERM-anchored Cys-rich protein, whose product MSIVKRYAVAFILILALLPFAQACFSPTDNLAVEVYFNKPGITYNLEPLKNAKNVLIEDGRLIYRSHYDERVAVMLWEDKGLHLRIEIPVKSWNSTVLSAKFTTPIMFPENSIEKAKELGWEVEGKYAFRKDNILVQITPQKGRECSKDSDCSTGGCSGEICTNRENATKVVSICVYRDWYDCLKLTSCGCVSGVCSWKPNDAFEQCLKEHGIDPSRVIKMPQADVYIAVYGQKELSKEKRAEIKELFSVLGISCVLENIKFEKRVTSMPEGVVNPYTFNFKEALRVEIEWLKEGGILKISDEDIEEIVKVAKRGYAGYNSHIGWYETKDGKYAWIPYYESKDAKLVKCLGKPMTYQLPKGTVELGKPQQSETTQVPSTSEGHAGSEICGTGIVMLGILLPLPLRRKD is encoded by the coding sequence GTGAGCATTGTGAAAAGATATGCCGTGGCTTTTATTTTAATCTTAGCATTGCTCCCCTTTGCTCAGGCATGCTTTAGCCCAACTGATAACTTGGCTGTAGAGGTTTATTTCAACAAGCCTGGAATTACCTACAATCTTGAGCCGCTTAAGAATGCCAAAAATGTCTTAATTGAAGATGGAAGACTAATTTACCGTTCTCATTACGACGAAAGGGTTGCTGTTATGCTTTGGGAAGACAAAGGACTTCATTTAAGAATTGAAATCCCAGTAAAAAGCTGGAACTCAACTGTTCTCTCTGCGAAGTTCACAACTCCGATAATGTTCCCAGAAAACAGCATCGAGAAAGCTAAGGAGCTTGGATGGGAGGTTGAAGGAAAATATGCCTTTAGGAAAGATAACATTCTGGTTCAAATAACTCCTCAAAAAGGAAGAGAGTGCTCAAAAGATTCTGACTGTTCCACTGGAGGTTGCTCTGGGGAAATATGCACAAATAGAGAAAACGCAACAAAAGTAGTCTCAATTTGTGTTTATAGAGACTGGTATGACTGTTTGAAGCTTACAAGTTGCGGCTGTGTGAGTGGTGTGTGCAGTTGGAAGCCTAATGATGCTTTTGAACAATGCCTTAAGGAGCATGGGATTGATCCGAGTAGAGTTATAAAGATGCCACAAGCGGATGTTTATATTGCAGTTTACGGGCAGAAAGAATTAAGTAAGGAAAAAAGAGCTGAGATAAAGGAACTGTTTTCAGTTTTGGGAATAAGCTGTGTTTTAGAGAACATAAAGTTTGAAAAGAGGGTTACCAGCATGCCGGAGGGGGTTGTTAATCCATACACATTCAACTTTAAAGAAGCGCTGAGAGTTGAAATTGAATGGCTCAAAGAGGGTGGAATTTTAAAGATAAGCGATGAAGACATTGAAGAAATCGTAAAAGTTGCAAAGAGGGGTTATGCCGGCTACAACTCCCATATAGGGTGGTATGAAACCAAAGATGGCAAATATGCATGGATTCCCTATTATGAAAGCAAAGACGCTAAGCTTGTAAAATGCCTTGGGAAGCCAATGACATACCAATTGCCAAAAGGTACAGTTGAACTTGGGAAACCTCAACAAAGTGAAACGACTCAAGTCCCCTCAACTTCAGAAGGTCATGCCGGCAGTGAAATTTGTGGTACCGGCATTGTAATGTTGGGAATTTTACTGCCTCTGCCTCTCAGGAGAAAGGATTAG
- a CDS encoding ECF transporter S component, translated as MEFEAIGTYAKPILALAVLAYFAYIFVIKKEEFKKAQVVAISAVMTALVTVATIVIQVPTPPTRGYINLGDTMVMLSGVLFGPLIGAFAGGFGSALADAITGYAHWAPFTLIIKGLEGLVVGYISYRREDFTGILIGTIIGGFIMVSGYFLVEVFFYGYPSALVEVPGNTLQAVSGIIVGGGIGYIIKRGYPDIMNLIQT; from the coding sequence ATGGAGTTTGAGGCTATTGGAACATACGCTAAGCCAATTCTTGCACTCGCCGTTTTGGCATATTTTGCGTACATCTTTGTAATTAAAAAAGAAGAGTTCAAAAAAGCCCAAGTTGTTGCAATTTCAGCTGTTATGACAGCTTTAGTCACAGTTGCGACAATTGTAATTCAAGTTCCAACACCTCCAACAAGAGGATACATAAACCTTGGAGACACAATGGTCATGCTGAGCGGTGTGCTGTTTGGTCCCCTTATAGGAGCATTTGCAGGCGGCTTTGGTTCAGCTCTGGCAGATGCGATTACAGGTTATGCCCACTGGGCACCTTTCACACTGATTATAAAAGGACTCGAAGGGCTGGTTGTAGGATACATATCATACAGAAGAGAAGATTTCACTGGGATACTCATAGGGACTATAATCGGCGGATTCATAATGGTCTCCGGATACTTCCTTGTTGAAGTGTTCTTCTACGGTTATCCAAGTGCACTCGTTGAAGTTCCAGGAAATACACTTCAAGCAGTCAGTGGCATAATTGTGGGTGGAGGAATTGGATATATAATAAAGAGAGGATATCCAGACATAATGAACCTCATCCAAACTTAA
- a CDS encoding metal-dependent hydrolase gives MNYDEHVLGGIITYPLAVLTASLLRTYLNVPFQLSFMAMALGYAFYVLGSDLPDMDHPDALIHRGTKPIVAVAIGISAFLKFSEISITKYEWANLTIAWGIAVLFAFASWYIFSTIMPKHRGIVHSVGFACVYGLLGFALPVYGLRLHWEEGLFVGFAAFMGYLLHLILDKQVKLL, from the coding sequence ATGAACTATGATGAGCATGTGCTTGGGGGGATTATTACATACCCCCTTGCTGTTTTGACTGCATCTCTCCTCAGAACATACCTAAATGTGCCCTTCCAGCTTAGTTTCATGGCAATGGCACTTGGTTATGCATTCTACGTCTTAGGAAGCGACTTACCGGACATGGATCATCCAGATGCCCTTATTCACAGAGGAACAAAACCAATCGTGGCGGTTGCAATTGGAATTTCAGCTTTTCTGAAGTTCAGCGAAATTTCAATAACGAAATATGAATGGGCAAATTTAACGATAGCCTGGGGAATTGCTGTGCTTTTTGCATTCGCCTCCTGGTACATTTTCTCCACAATAATGCCCAAACACCGGGGCATAGTCCATTCAGTGGGCTTTGCCTGTGTATACGGTCTGCTTGGATTTGCATTGCCAGTTTATGGTCTTAGACTGCATTGGGAAGAGGGATTGTTTGTAGGATTTGCGGCATTTATGGGATACCTACTTCACTTGATTTTAGATAAGCAGGTTAAGTTGCTTTGA
- the trxB gene encoding thioredoxin-disulfide reductase, which yields MFSLTGFSKGKEEKTTWDVVIIGAGPAGYTAAIYTARFGLETIIISKDLGGNMALTDLIENYPGFPEGISGSELNRRMYDQVRKYNVDVIFDEVEKIEKGECPYYEGKCYWMIYTKNGRVYKAKTVIIAVGAEPRKLNIPGEKELTGRGVSYCATCDGPLFVGKEVIVVGGGNTALQEALYLHSIGVKVTLVHRRDKFRADKILQDRFKEAGIPAILNTVVIEIKGKEKVESVVLKNVKTGEVFEKKVDGVFIFIGYEPKTDFVKHLGITDEWGYIPVDMYMRTKAPGIFAAGDITNVFKQIAVAVGQGAIAANSAKEFIESWMEKNGA from the coding sequence ATGTTCAGTTTAACAGGCTTTTCAAAAGGAAAGGAAGAAAAAACAACTTGGGATGTTGTAATCATTGGTGCTGGACCAGCTGGATATACAGCAGCAATCTACACAGCGAGATTTGGACTTGAGACCATAATCATAAGCAAAGACCTCGGAGGGAACATGGCATTAACAGACCTCATTGAAAACTATCCAGGATTCCCGGAGGGAATCAGTGGTTCAGAGCTCAACAGAAGGATGTACGACCAGGTAAGGAAGTACAACGTTGATGTGATATTCGATGAAGTGGAGAAGATTGAAAAAGGAGAATGCCCGTACTATGAAGGAAAATGCTACTGGATGATTTATACAAAGAATGGTAGAGTTTACAAGGCAAAAACCGTTATTATAGCCGTTGGAGCAGAACCAAGGAAGCTCAACATCCCAGGAGAAAAGGAGCTTACTGGCAGGGGAGTGAGCTACTGTGCAACATGTGATGGTCCCCTTTTTGTCGGGAAAGAAGTGATAGTTGTTGGCGGTGGGAACACTGCACTGCAGGAAGCATTATATCTCCACAGCATTGGCGTTAAAGTTACACTTGTTCACAGGAGGGACAAGTTCAGAGCTGACAAGATTCTCCAAGATAGATTCAAAGAAGCTGGCATTCCAGCAATTTTAAACACTGTCGTAATTGAAATAAAGGGAAAGGAGAAAGTTGAATCTGTTGTGCTTAAGAACGTAAAGACTGGAGAGGTTTTCGAGAAGAAAGTTGATGGTGTGTTCATATTCATCGGCTACGAGCCAAAGACGGACTTCGTTAAACATCTTGGCATTACAGATGAATGGGGTTACATACCCGTTGACATGTACATGAGGACAAAAGCTCCCGGTATATTCGCCGCGGGAGATATAACAAATGTTTTCAAGCAGATTGCCGTAGCAGTAGGTCAAGGTGCAATTGCAGCGAACTCTGCAAAGGAATTCATTGAGAGCTGGATGGAAAAGAATGGTGCCTAA
- the eno gene encoding phosphopyruvate hydratase, producing MENPFEITAIVAREILDSRGNPTVEVDVYTPVAMGRAAVPSGASTGTHEALELRDGGKRFHGKGVRRAVENINKIIAPELIGMDVTLQRDIDMLMIELDGTENKSNLGANAILGVSLAVAKAAANTLGLPLYQYIGGTNAYVLPVPMSNVINGGVHAGNDLDFQEFMIMPVGAKSFKEGIQMISETYHTLKKILVEKYGKLAVNVGDEGGFAPPMKEVTEPLEALVRAIEETGYKVGDEIAFALDAASSEFYNAEKDRYIVGGKEYTREELIDLYKELVSTYPIVSIEDPMHEEDFEGFAMVTRELGKKIQIVGDDIFVTNVKRLKKGIEMGAANALLLKVNQIGTLSEAIDAAYLAFRAGYGVVVSHRSGETEDATIADLAVAINAGQIKTGAPARSDRNAKYNQLIRIEEELEGIAFYPGKKFRNPLL from the coding sequence ATGGAGAACCCGTTTGAAATTACTGCAATTGTAGCAAGGGAGATCTTGGACTCAAGAGGGAACCCAACAGTAGAAGTAGATGTCTACACCCCAGTTGCCATGGGGAGGGCTGCTGTACCAAGTGGGGCATCAACAGGAACTCATGAAGCCTTAGAGCTTAGAGACGGTGGAAAGAGATTCCACGGAAAAGGAGTTAGGAGAGCTGTTGAGAACATCAACAAGATCATTGCCCCAGAGCTCATAGGCATGGATGTAACACTGCAGAGAGACATAGACATGCTTATGATTGAGCTTGATGGAACCGAGAATAAGTCAAACCTTGGAGCAAACGCTATTTTGGGAGTTTCGTTAGCAGTTGCCAAGGCAGCAGCAAACACCTTAGGTTTGCCGCTTTACCAGTACATCGGTGGAACTAACGCTTATGTGCTCCCAGTTCCAATGAGCAACGTCATCAACGGTGGAGTTCATGCCGGAAACGACCTTGACTTCCAGGAGTTCATGATAATGCCCGTCGGTGCTAAGAGCTTTAAAGAAGGCATTCAGATGATCAGCGAAACATACCACACGCTCAAAAAGATTCTCGTGGAGAAATACGGAAAGTTGGCAGTTAACGTTGGTGACGAAGGCGGATTTGCGCCGCCAATGAAGGAAGTTACAGAGCCACTGGAAGCTCTCGTCAGGGCAATTGAAGAGACCGGATACAAAGTTGGAGATGAAATCGCATTTGCATTAGATGCTGCATCAAGCGAGTTCTACAACGCTGAAAAGGATAGATACATCGTTGGAGGCAAAGAATACACAAGGGAGGAGCTCATTGACCTTTACAAAGAATTAGTCAGCACTTATCCAATAGTCTCAATTGAGGACCCAATGCATGAGGAAGACTTTGAGGGTTTTGCAATGGTAACAAGAGAGCTTGGAAAGAAGATACAGATCGTTGGCGACGACATCTTTGTTACAAACGTGAAGAGGCTAAAGAAGGGCATTGAAATGGGAGCAGCTAATGCTCTGCTCTTAAAAGTCAACCAGATTGGAACCTTAAGTGAAGCAATCGATGCAGCTTACTTAGCTTTCAGAGCTGGTTACGGAGTTGTTGTTTCACACCGTTCCGGAGAAACCGAAGATGCAACAATTGCAGACTTAGCGGTAGCAATAAACGCTGGGCAGATTAAGACGGGTGCCCCAGCAAGGAGCGACAGAAACGCAAAGTACAACCAGCTCATCAGGATTGAGGAAGAGCTTGAAGGCATTGCATTCTATCCCGGAAAGAAGTTCCGGAACCCTCTCCTATGA
- a CDS encoding DUF4349 domain-containing protein has translation MDKRNIGIVLLVVVIIVAGFVVSKVFHSGASFKVGSEYQPPLYEEKSWDIEAKRVTSTQTMAYAPTYTRPTATQTSVGITNNENTGGGIQRLKKDYYVVIQDENPERVASEVKAEIYSLGGYVISERLTRGQDRTVYYLEFRIPNTAENENKVGMILRKYEIKSLRLDTQDVTSKYNQILAEIESLEAEKKKLLEFYNLSKDVDDLLRIEYRISEINSRLNYLYLQKDYYEKVTDYITYHITIESKEKPVFEIDLDFRKTIYQAVTILIMIIRGILALLIIISPFAVLYLVGRKLYKKYGIRASEDVGEK, from the coding sequence ATGGATAAAAGAAATATTGGGATAGTTCTCTTGGTTGTTGTGATAATCGTCGCTGGGTTTGTTGTCTCAAAGGTTTTTCATAGCGGGGCTTCTTTTAAGGTTGGAAGTGAGTATCAGCCTCCGCTTTACGAGGAAAAAAGTTGGGATATTGAAGCTAAAAGGGTTACATCCACACAAACGATGGCATATGCCCCAACTTATACAAGACCAACCGCTACCCAAACTTCAGTGGGAATTACAAATAATGAAAATACTGGAGGAGGAATTCAAAGACTGAAGAAGGACTATTATGTCGTTATCCAAGATGAGAATCCGGAAAGGGTTGCCAGTGAAGTAAAAGCTGAGATTTACTCGCTGGGGGGATACGTAATTTCCGAACGTCTTACAAGAGGGCAGGACAGAACTGTCTATTATCTTGAATTCAGGATTCCAAATACTGCAGAAAATGAGAATAAAGTGGGAATGATTCTGAGGAAATATGAAATTAAAAGCCTGCGCTTGGACACTCAAGATGTGACAAGCAAATACAACCAGATTCTTGCTGAAATTGAGAGCCTTGAGGCTGAGAAAAAGAAGCTTTTGGAATTTTACAACCTTTCAAAAGATGTCGATGATCTCTTAAGAATTGAATACAGGATTTCCGAAATAAACTCCCGTCTGAATTACCTCTACCTCCAGAAGGATTACTATGAGAAAGTCACGGATTATATAACGTATCACATTACAATAGAGAGCAAAGAAAAGCCTGTGTTCGAAATTGATTTAGACTTTAGAAAGACCATATACCAAGCCGTGACAATACTGATCATGATAATTAGGGGTATTCTTGCCCTGCTGATAATAATATCTCCATTTGCAGTGCTTTATCTGGTTGGAAGAAAGCTGTACAAAAAGTATGGAATCAGAGCTTCAGAAGATGTTGGGGAGAAGTAA
- a CDS encoding ornithine aminotransferase, with protein MVKRPVVKELPGPKAKEVIERNFELLAVTTQDPDALPIVIERGEGIMVYDVDGNAFYDFGSGVGVLNVGHVHPRVIEAIKRQAEKFTHFALNDFFYENAVILAQKLAELSPGDFPKKVVYQNSGAEANEVMMKLVKYGTGRKRFIAFYHAFHGRTQAVLSLTASKWVQQERFFPTMPGVEHVPYPNPYRNPWHIDGYADPKELVNRVIEFIEEYVFRHVPPEEVGAIVFEPIQGEGGYVVPPREFFKELKKLADKYGILLADDEVQMGVGRTGKFWAIEHFGIAPDTIQFGKAIGGGIPLAGVVHRADIAFDKPGRHASTFGGNPVAIAAALEVVEIVKELLPHVQEVGDYLHKRLKEFEEKYEVIGDARGLGLAQAVEFVKNKDTKEKNPEVRNKVVKEAAKRGLILLGCGDNSLRFIPPLIVTKEEIDIAMEIFEEALKAALK; from the coding sequence ATGGTGAAGAGACCTGTTGTTAAAGAACTTCCCGGGCCGAAGGCAAAAGAGGTTATTGAGAGGAACTTTGAGCTTTTAGCAGTTACGACCCAAGATCCGGATGCCTTGCCAATTGTTATCGAGAGAGGAGAAGGAATTATGGTCTACGACGTTGATGGCAATGCTTTCTATGACTTTGGAAGCGGTGTTGGTGTTCTTAATGTTGGACATGTACACCCACGGGTCATTGAGGCTATAAAAAGACAAGCCGAGAAGTTCACGCACTTTGCCTTAAACGATTTCTTCTATGAAAACGCTGTAATCCTGGCTCAAAAGCTTGCTGAGCTTTCTCCAGGAGACTTTCCAAAGAAGGTAGTCTATCAGAACAGCGGTGCTGAAGCTAACGAAGTTATGATGAAGCTTGTCAAGTACGGAACAGGAAGGAAGAGATTCATAGCATTCTACCATGCATTCCACGGAAGAACACAGGCTGTTCTCAGCTTAACGGCAAGCAAGTGGGTTCAGCAGGAGAGATTCTTCCCAACAATGCCCGGCGTTGAGCACGTTCCATACCCAAACCCATACAGAAACCCGTGGCACATTGACGGTTATGCCGATCCTAAGGAACTTGTAAACAGGGTCATAGAGTTCATTGAGGAGTATGTCTTCAGGCACGTTCCACCAGAGGAAGTTGGAGCAATTGTCTTTGAGCCGATACAGGGTGAAGGAGGCTACGTAGTTCCACCAAGGGAGTTCTTCAAGGAGCTTAAGAAGCTTGCAGACAAGTACGGCATTCTTTTGGCAGACGACGAAGTTCAGATGGGCGTTGGAAGGACTGGGAAGTTCTGGGCAATTGAGCACTTTGGAATTGCACCGGACACAATTCAGTTCGGTAAAGCTATTGGTGGAGGAATTCCATTAGCTGGTGTCGTGCACAGAGCTGACATAGCTTTTGACAAGCCGGGAAGGCATGCATCAACATTCGGTGGGAACCCAGTGGCTATTGCTGCTGCTCTTGAAGTCGTCGAAATTGTCAAAGAGCTGTTGCCTCACGTTCAGGAAGTTGGCGATTACCTCCACAAGAGGCTCAAGGAGTTTGAGGAGAAATACGAAGTTATCGGCGATGCAAGAGGTCTCGGATTAGCTCAAGCGGTGGAGTTTGTTAAGAACAAGGATACAAAGGAGAAGAACCCAGAGGTCAGGAACAAGGTTGTCAAAGAAGCCGCTAAGAGAGGTTTAATCCTCCTCGGCTGTGGTGACAACTCACTGAGATTCATTCCACCATTGATCGTTACCAAAGAAGAGATTGATATCGCCATGGAGATTTTTGAAGAAGCCCTCAAAGCAGCCCTTAAGTGA
- a CDS encoding family 4B encapsulin nanocompartment shell protein, producing the protein MKEEIYELVKTTINELREEGLNPDIMLAGPEFLKHASEVLKDCHLAVYEIKELNSDAVIADSQYLGQLKRASRRISIGLLFKEKDMWEEIQKV; encoded by the coding sequence GTGAAGGAAGAAATCTACGAGCTTGTGAAAACAACTATCAATGAGCTCAGGGAAGAAGGCTTAAATCCGGATATAATGCTCGCAGGTCCAGAGTTCCTAAAGCATGCATCCGAAGTGCTTAAAGATTGTCATCTTGCCGTTTATGAGATAAAAGAGCTCAACTCTGATGCTGTGATAGCTGATTCCCAATATCTGGGACAGCTGAAAAGGGCATCAAGGAGGATATCAATCGGGCTTCTTTTTAAAGAAAAGGATATGTGGGAGGAGATACAGAAGGTTTAA
- the deoC gene encoding deoxyribose-phosphate aldolase, producing the protein MEIDIAKYIDHTNLKPYATKEDIIRLCEEAKKYGFYAVCVNPYRVKLAKETLKGTDIKVASVIGFPLGATPTEVKVFEAKKALEDGADELDMVINIGALKDGDYDYVRKDIEEVVKVAHEKGAIVKVIIETCYLTDEEKEIACKLAMEAGADFVKTSTGFGTGGATVEDVKLMRRVVGDKLGVKAAGGIRTYEQALEMIKAGANRIGTSSGVKIVEGAKR; encoded by the coding sequence ATGGAAATTGATATTGCCAAGTACATTGATCACACCAATTTGAAGCCTTATGCAACAAAGGAGGATATAATCAGACTGTGCGAGGAAGCCAAAAAGTACGGCTTTTATGCTGTCTGCGTTAACCCCTACCGTGTAAAGCTTGCAAAGGAGACATTAAAAGGCACGGACATAAAAGTGGCATCTGTTATTGGATTCCCATTGGGGGCAACACCAACGGAGGTCAAAGTATTTGAGGCAAAGAAAGCCCTTGAAGATGGAGCAGATGAGCTTGATATGGTCATAAACATCGGGGCACTGAAGGACGGGGATTACGATTATGTTAGGAAAGACATAGAAGAAGTTGTCAAAGTTGCTCACGAAAAAGGGGCTATAGTCAAGGTGATCATTGAGACCTGTTATCTAACCGATGAAGAGAAGGAAATAGCATGTAAGCTGGCAATGGAAGCTGGAGCAGATTTTGTAAAGACCTCAACGGGTTTTGGTACTGGGGGAGCTACAGTAGAGGATGTTAAGCTTATGAGAAGAGTTGTAGGCGATAAACTTGGAGTTAAGGCAGCAGGTGGCATCAGAACATACGAGCAGGCTTTAGAAATGATAAAGGCGGGTGCAAACAGAATCGGCACATCGAGCGGAGTGAAGATAGTGGAGGGTGCTAAGAGGTGA